A single genomic interval of Euwallacea similis isolate ESF13 chromosome 2, ESF131.1, whole genome shotgun sequence harbors:
- the LOC136417742 gene encoding E3 ubiquitin-protein ligase ZNF598, giving the protein MASRDKANISDSDNLCVVCFKDVKIYSVGVCDHPVCFECSTRMRILCRQNECPICRRDLPKVVFTKKLELFSTLFSQFERSNLQNRKFGIIFCTLDIQKAYFKLLEHQCWQCHGNEKKPWWFDSFQQLKDHMRREHELFYCDLCCDNLKIFSFERPCYTRQELAYHRRKGDKNNTSHRGHPLCEFCDTRFMDNDELFRHMRRTHLFCHLCDADGKHEYYVSMEDLKRHFRDEHFLCEEGECKTMPLTAVFRSDIDLKAHLMTDHKCMSKSAIRQARTLELEFTMAPRPRTDGNRNRRPDRRDRLDDESTYTVEPGGPGGGPVNQTQMFVNPLTPDQFPALGGTSSTNPNITLVSKNYTKFSNAAFNRDDFPSLGVSSSSRAVPAVTIRANSTGTTAPEVTITRTVRSQLSAPMPKESFPALSGPSKQSGSNTVRLSVNSNNQQQPPKVSIQVNQNSSGAITTLITTSAPSTSQRTEVFPALGKSNQDNIPKAQWVQPKAKKLENKTENKALKVAPCPNLETSDLNSFPSLSRGKNEKQKKTCSVTVPVDSWVNLNNIKGNKQGKKSEQNRGENGAEKATESVSKGGGDGNNSSKKTESSRKVNQKTTSNHHSEVSPSLPSTSSLDTKLNNLKLVDPKRPDGKTQLEESNKRSKKRKNKDASDSNGNELDNKEKPKCEGMSGSNKEADTGKIRDVNDNEEQANKNGISKKRSELKIGTLSNNKEASMLSDDFPALGGAKPPPGFSGKTLTPIVKPPPGFNSSEFPSLGVSNDLTFTSSSGQSYAIIPTEVQSSYKQPYNFQSRNQNLIRRIMDVLNNSDSIRQFKSLSDNFRKGDVDAKKYVGKCVSVLGNKFDDIFPELLVLLPDVQKQQELYREMRGTGKEDLVGCENCAQVVLKKELSEHYSYHRLENHFPSLGSAQQIHSAWKK; this is encoded by the exons ATGGCTTCAAGGGATAAAGCAAATATAAGCGATTCCGATAACTTATGCGTTGTTTGCTTCAAAGATGTAAAAATTTACTCGGTTGGTGTCTGCGATCATCCAGTATGTTTTGAATGTTCAACTAGAATGAGGATTCTTTGCAGACAAAACGAGTGTCCTATATGTAGAAGGGACCTTCCTAAG gtggtctttacaaaaaaactagaaTTGTTTTCTACTTTATTCTCTCAGTTTGAAAGATCAAATCTCCAAAATCGTAAGTTCGGAATCATATTCTGCACCTTAGACATCCAAAAGGCTTACTTTAAGCTCCTTGAGCATCAGTGCTGGCAATGTCAtggaaatgagaaaaaacCTTGGTGGTTTGATTCATTTCAGCAGTTAAAAGATCACATGAGGAGAGAACATGAATTGTTCTATTGTGATCTTTGTtgtgacaatttgaaaatatttagctTTGAACGGCCCTGTTACACAAGACAGGAATTAGCTTACCACAGAAGGAAAGGGGATAAGAATAATACCTCACATag GGGCCATCCTTTGTGTGAATTTTGTGACACCCGTTTTATGGACAATGATGAGCTATTTAGACATATGCGTAGAACTCATTTGTTTTGTCATTTGTGTGACGCTGATGGGAAACATGAATATTATGTTTCAATGGAGGACCTTAAAAGGCATTTTAGAGATGAGCATTTTCTGTGCGAAGAAGGCGAATGTAAGACAATGCCACTTACTGCAGTGTTTAGAAGTGATATTGATCTTAAGG CTCACCTTATGACGGACCATAAATGCATGAGCAAGTCGGCTATAAGGCAAGCCAGAACTCTGGAATTAGAGTTTACAATGGCGCCAAGGCCTAGAACTGATGGTAATAGAAATAGGAGACCTGATCGTCGAGACAG attggATGATGAGAGCACATACACCGTCGAACCCGGTGGGCCTGGGGGAGGGCCCGTGAATCAAACTCAAATGTTTGTTAATCCATTAACCCCAGACCAATTTCCTGCCTTGGGGGGAACTTCATCTACTAATCCAAACATCACCTTAGTATCTAAAAATTACACGAAGTTTAGTAATGCTGCTTTTAATAGAGACGACTTTCCTTCCTTAG GAGTTTCATCTTCAAGTAGAGCGGTGCCTGCCGTAACAATACGAGCCAATTCAACAGGCACCACTGCACCCGAAGTTACCATTACGCGCACTGTGCGAAGCCAGTTGTCTGCGCCTATGCCGAAGGAAAGTTTTCCGGCTCTTAGTGGTCCCAGCAAACAGTCCGGAAGCAATACTGTTAGGTTAAGTGTAAA TAGCAACAATCAGCAACAACCCCCAAAAGTGTCCATCCAAGTGAACCAAAACTCCAGTGGTGCAATCACTACTCTCATTACCACTAGCGCTCCATCTACCTCACAAAGAACTGAAGTATTCCCTGCTCTGGGTAAAAGCAACCAAGACAATATTCCAAAAGCTCAATGGGTGCAGCCAAAAGCTAAGAAATTGGagaataaaactgaaaataaggCGCTAAAAGTGGCCCCATGTCCAAATTTAGAAACCTCAGATCTAAATTCGTTTCCAAGTTTGTCGAGGGGAAAGAACGAGAAGCAGAAAAAAACTTGTAGTGTAACTGTACCTGTAGATAGTTgggttaatttaaataatattaaaggaAACAAGCAGGGCAAAAAGAGTGAGCAAAATAGAGGGGAAAATGGTGCTGAGAAGGCGACGGAAAGTGTTAGTAAAG GTGGTGGGGATGGTAACAACAGCAGTAAGAAAACCGAATCAAGCAGAAAAGTCAACCAAAAAACTACCTCAAATCATCATTCGGAAGTTTCACCGTCCCTTCCAAGCACATCCAGTCTTGACacaaaattgaacaatttaaaattagtggaCCCGAAAAGACCGGATGGAAAAACTCAACTGGAAGAAAGTAACAAAAGatcaaaaaaaagaaaaaacaaggATGCGTCAGACTCAAATGGGAACGAACTCGATAATAAAGAGAAACCTAAATGCGAAGGAATGTCGGGAAGCAATAAAGAGGCGGATACAGGTAAAATTAGGGATGTCAACGACAACGAAGAGCAGGCAAACAAAAACGGAATTAGCAAAAAAAGGTCCGAACTTAAAATTGGTACTTTGAGTAATAACAAAGAAGCATCAATGTTGAGCGATGACTTCCCGGCTTTGGGTGGAGCCAAGCCACCTCCTGGATTTTCCGGCAAAACTCTAACACCGATAGTAAAACCACCTCCGGGATTCAATTCGTCCGAGTTCCCATCTCTGGGAGTTTCCAACGATTTAACCTTTACAAGTTCAAGCGGGCAAAGCTACGCTATAATTCCCACCGAAGTACAATCATCTTACAAACAACCGTATAACTTCCAGAGCCGCAATCAAAACTTGATTCGGCGTATTATGGATGTTTTAAATAACAGCGATTCGATTAGGCAATTTAAGTCTTTGTCCGATAATTTCCGGAAAGGTGACGTGGACGCCAAAAAATATGTGGGAAAATGTGTTAGCGTATTAGGGAATAAATTCGACGACATTTTCCCAGAGTTGCTGGTTTTATTGCCCGATGTTCAGAAACAGCAGGAATTGTATCGCGAAATGCGGGGCACAGGTAAGGAAGATTTGGTGGGTTGTGAAAACTGTGCACAGGTAGTATTAAAGAAGGAGCTTAGTGAACATTACAGCTATCATCGATTGGAGAACCATTTTCCTTCATTAGGGTCTGCTCAACAAATTCACTCTGCCTGGAAAAAGTaa